One Trichosurus vulpecula isolate mTriVul1 chromosome 7, mTriVul1.pri, whole genome shotgun sequence genomic region harbors:
- the RXRB gene encoding retinoic acid receptor RXR-beta, protein MGDSGRDCRSPDSSSLSSSPQPPPRGGPPPSPPGPPLAPLPSAAPSLLGTGGPPQLPLGSPFPVISSSMGSPGLPPPAPPGPYGPVSSPQINSTVSLPGGGSGPPEDVKPPLLGVRGLHCPPPPAGPGAGKRLCAICGDRSSGKHYGVYSCEGCKGFFKRTIRKDLTYSCRDNKDCTVDKRQRNRCQYCRYQKCLATGMKREAVQEERQRGKEKDGEGEGAGGAPEEMPVDRILEAELAVEQKSDQGVEGPGGAGGGGSSPNDPVTNICQAADKQLFTLVEWAKRIPHFSSLPLDDQVILLRAGWNELLIASFSHRSISVRDGILLATGLHVHRNSAHSAGVGAIFDRVLTELVSKMRDMRMDKTELGCLRAIILFNPDAKGLSNPGEVEILREKVYASLESYCKQKYPEQQGRFAKLLLRLPALRSIGLKCLEHLFFFKLIGDTPIDTFLMEMLEAPHQLA, encoded by the exons ACTGTAGAAGCCCAGACAGCTCCTCCCTGAGCTCATCCCCACAACCCCCTCCCCGGGGGggccctcccccttctcctcctgggCCCCCCCtggctcccctcccctctgcagCTCCATCCCTTCTAGGAACAGGGGGCCCACCCCAACTCCCACTTGGCTCCCCCTTCCCTGTCATCAGCTCCTCCATGGGGTCGCCTGGGCTgcctcccccagcccctcctGGACCCTATGGCCCTGTCAGCAGTCCCCAG ATTAACTCCACAGTGTCACTCCCTGGGGGAGGGTCCGGCCCCCCGGAAGATGTGAAGCCACCACTGTTGGGTGTTCGAGGCCTGCACTGTCCACCTCCCCCAGCAGGTCCAGGGGCTGGCAAACGTCTTTGTGCAATCTGTGGGGACAGAAGTTCAG GCAAACACTATGGGGTCTACAGCTGCGAAGGTTGTAAAGGTTTCTTCAAGCGAACCATCCGAAAGGATTTGACTTACTCGTGTCGCGACAACAAGGATTGTACTGTGGACAAGCGGCAACGGAATCGCTGTCAGTACTGCCGCTACCAGAAATGCCTTGCCACTGGCATGAAGAGGGAGG cGGTACAGGAGGAGCGTCAAAGGGGCAAGGAGAAGGacggggaaggggagggggccgGGGGGGCCCCTGAGGAGATGCCTGTGGACAGGATCCTGGAGGCTGAACTCGCCGTGGAGCAGAAGAGTGACCAGGGCGTAGAAGGGCCCGGGGGGGCCGGGGGCGGCGGCAGTAGC CCAAATGACCCTGTGACTAACATCTGTCAGGCAGCGGACAAACAGCTGTTTACCCTGGTCGAGTGGGCAAAAAGGATCCCACacttctcctctctgcctctggaTGACCAGGTCATCCTGCTTCGAGCAG GCTGGAATGAGCTCCTCATCGCCTCCTTCTCCCATCGTTCCATCTCCGTCAGGGATGGCATCCTCCTTGCCACAGGGCTCCATGTCCATCGAAACTCTGCTCATTCAGCTGGTGTTGGAGCCATTTTTGACCG GGTGCTGACCGAACTGGTGTCCAAGATGCGTGATATGCGAATGGATAAGACAGAACTTGGCTGTCTGAGGGCAATTATCTTATTCAATCCAG ATGCCAAGGGCCTCTCCAACCCTGGGGAGGTAGAGATTCTGAGGGAGAAAGTCTATGCATCTTTGGAGTCATACTGTAAACAGAAATACCCTGAGCAGCAGGGACG GTTTGCAAAGCTGCTCCTTCGTCTCCCTGCCCTCCGATCTATTGGCCTCAAGTGCTTGGAGCATCTGTTTTTCTTCAAGCTCATCGGGGACACACCCATCGACACCTTCCTCATGGAAATGCTAGAGGCACCACACCAGCTTGCCTAA